From the genome of Chelonia mydas isolate rCheMyd1 chromosome 2, rCheMyd1.pri.v2, whole genome shotgun sequence, one region includes:
- the TNFRSF11B gene encoding tumor necrosis factor receptor superfamily member 11B isoform X3 — MIQFLDIYVKWTTQETAPPKYLHYDPVTSRQLMCDLCSPGTYVKQHCTATKKTECAPCPNQYYAEDWNSNDECQYCNVVCKELQYVKQECNSTQNRICECIEGRYLELEFCLRHTECPPGFGVVQPGTPESDTICQRCPEGFFSNETSSKAACQKHTNCSAPNHKIALKGNAVHDNVCHENTDTSTQKCGIDVTLCEEALFRFAVPEKLTPNWLNVLTDGLPGTKINAENIERIKQKRSSQEQMFQLLKLWKQQNKEQDMVKKIIQGIDLCENSVLKHLSQANLTFEHLNILMVNLPGKKVRKEDIQRTMKLCKPTEQIPKLLNLWRIKNTDKDTIKALTHGLKHLKAYHFPRKPIQSLKKVVKLLQSFKMYQLYQKLFFEMIGNQVQSVKKRCV, encoded by the exons TTCTTGGATATCTATGTTAAGTGGACAACTCAAGAAACCGCTCCCCCAAAGTACCTCCATTATGACCCAGTGACATCTCGCCAACTGATGTGTGACCTGTGCTCTCCGGGAACCTATGTAAAACAGCACTGTACAGCTACAAAAAAGACTGAATGTGCACCATGTCCAAATCAGTACTACGCAGAGGACTGGAACAGCAACGATGAATGCCAGTACTGCAACGTAGTGTGCAAAGAGCTGCAGTATGTGAAGCAAGAATGCAACAGTACACAGAACCGCATCTGTGAATGTATTGAAGGGAGATACCTTGAGCTAGAATTTTGTTTAAGGCACACAGAATGTCCTCCTGGATTTGGTGTAGTACAACCAG gaaCCCCTGAGAGTGACACCATTTGCCAGAGATGTCCAGAAGGATTTTTCTCAAATGAAACTTCATCCAAAGCAGCCTGCCAAAAACACACAAACTGCAGTGCACCAAATCATAAAATAGCACTGAAGGGCAATGCGGTTCATGACAATGTGTGTCATGAAAACACGGACACATCAACTCAAAAATGCGGAATAG ATGTAACCCTATGCGAGGAAGCACTTTTCAGGTTTGCTGTTCCAGAAAAACTCACCCCTAACTGGCTGAATGTACTAACGGACGGTTTGCCTGGGACAAAGATTAATGCAGAAAATATAGAAAGGATTAAACAAAAACGTAGTTCTCAAGAACAGATGTTCCAACTGTTGAAATTATggaagcagcaaaacaaagaacagGATATGGTCAAGAAGATCATTCAAG GTATTGATCTCTGTGAAAACAGCGTCTTAAAACATCTTAGCCAGGCTAATCTAACCTTTGAACATCTCAACATTCTGATGGTGAATTTACCAGGAAAGAAAGTAAGAAAAGAAGATATTCAGCGCACTATGAAGCTGTGCAAGCCTACGGAACAAATTCCAAAGCTTCTTAACCTGTGGAGAATAAAAAACACTGATAAAGACACAATTAAGGCCCTAACTCATGGGCTAAAGCATTTGAAAGCCTACCACTTTCCCAGAAAACCTATCCAAAGTCTGAAGAAGGTGGTCAAGTTGcttcaaagttttaaaatgtaccAATTATACCAAAAACTCTTTTTTGAAATGATAGGGAACCAAGTCCAATCAGTAAAAAAACGATGTGTCTAA
- the TNFRSF11B gene encoding tumor necrosis factor receptor superfamily member 11B isoform X2 — MSAAGCEGTGAFTASLSSVRSSLRFLPPTTMNTVLRCTLVFLDIYVKWTTQETAPPKYLHYDPVTSRQLMCDLCSPGTYVKQHCTATKKTECAPCPNQYYAEDWNSNDECQYCNVVCKELQYVKQECNSTQNRICECIEGRYLELEFCLRHTECPPGFGVVQPGTPESDTICQRCPEGFFSNETSSKAACQKHTNCSAPNHKIALKGNAVHDNVCHENTDTSTQKCGIDVTLCEEALFRFAVPEKLTPNWLNVLTDGLPGTKINAENIERIKQKRSSQEQMFQLLKLWKQQNKEQDMVKKIIQGIDLCENSVLKHLSQANLTFEHLNILMVNLPGKKVRKEDIQRTMKLCKPTEQIPKLLNLWRIKNTDKDTIKALTHGLKHLKAYHFPRKPIQSLKKVVKLLQSFKMYQLYQKLFFEMIGNQVQSVKKRCV; from the exons TTCTTGGATATCTATGTTAAGTGGACAACTCAAGAAACCGCTCCCCCAAAGTACCTCCATTATGACCCAGTGACATCTCGCCAACTGATGTGTGACCTGTGCTCTCCGGGAACCTATGTAAAACAGCACTGTACAGCTACAAAAAAGACTGAATGTGCACCATGTCCAAATCAGTACTACGCAGAGGACTGGAACAGCAACGATGAATGCCAGTACTGCAACGTAGTGTGCAAAGAGCTGCAGTATGTGAAGCAAGAATGCAACAGTACACAGAACCGCATCTGTGAATGTATTGAAGGGAGATACCTTGAGCTAGAATTTTGTTTAAGGCACACAGAATGTCCTCCTGGATTTGGTGTAGTACAACCAG gaaCCCCTGAGAGTGACACCATTTGCCAGAGATGTCCAGAAGGATTTTTCTCAAATGAAACTTCATCCAAAGCAGCCTGCCAAAAACACACAAACTGCAGTGCACCAAATCATAAAATAGCACTGAAGGGCAATGCGGTTCATGACAATGTGTGTCATGAAAACACGGACACATCAACTCAAAAATGCGGAATAG ATGTAACCCTATGCGAGGAAGCACTTTTCAGGTTTGCTGTTCCAGAAAAACTCACCCCTAACTGGCTGAATGTACTAACGGACGGTTTGCCTGGGACAAAGATTAATGCAGAAAATATAGAAAGGATTAAACAAAAACGTAGTTCTCAAGAACAGATGTTCCAACTGTTGAAATTATggaagcagcaaaacaaagaacagGATATGGTCAAGAAGATCATTCAAG GTATTGATCTCTGTGAAAACAGCGTCTTAAAACATCTTAGCCAGGCTAATCTAACCTTTGAACATCTCAACATTCTGATGGTGAATTTACCAGGAAAGAAAGTAAGAAAAGAAGATATTCAGCGCACTATGAAGCTGTGCAAGCCTACGGAACAAATTCCAAAGCTTCTTAACCTGTGGAGAATAAAAAACACTGATAAAGACACAATTAAGGCCCTAACTCATGGGCTAAAGCATTTGAAAGCCTACCACTTTCCCAGAAAACCTATCCAAAGTCTGAAGAAGGTGGTCAAGTTGcttcaaagttttaaaatgtaccAATTATACCAAAAACTCTTTTTTGAAATGATAGGGAACCAAGTCCAATCAGTAAAAAAACGATGTGTCTAA